In the genome of Nitratireductor sp. GISD-1A_MAKvit, the window CATGAAGGCAGTGGACGCCATGTCACGCTCGCCGCTGTTTGCCGGCCTTTCCGTCAAGCTTCTCACGGTCGGCAGCGACACGACCGAGGCACGCAACCGCCTTGCCGAGGCCGAGGCCGTGCTGCGCGGCGGTGGCATCGAGGTGGCAAGCGAAGTGCTGCCCGGCCAGCCCGAGACGGTCATCTCCGAGCGCGTCGAGAGCGAGAATTACGGTCTGCTTGTTATGGGTGCCTATGGCCACTCGCGCATTCGCAGCCTGATCATCGGCTCCACGACCGAGGCGATGCTGCGCTCCTGCAAGATTCCGGTCATGCTGTTCCGCTAGGTCTGGTTGCAGGCCCGGTGGCTCTTTCCAGCCCCGCGCCCGCCATGCCATGAATGGCAAACCCGGATTGCAAGAAGAGAGCGCGAACCATGGCCCAAACCTTCGTCATCGCCCAGGGTGGCGGTCCCACCGCCGTCATCAACCAGACCGTTGCCGGTGCTGCGCTGGAGGCCATGAAGCTTTATCCCGGCTGCCGGGTTCTCGGTGCGCTGCATGGCGTGCGCGGCATTCGCGACGGGCGCTTCGTCACCCTTTCTGATCTTTCCGAGGCTGAGCTTCTGCGCATCGCCGCCACGCCGAGTGCGGCGCTCGGCTCCACGCGCGACAAGCCGGATGCGGCCTATTGCGAGGCAATCATGAGGGGGCTGAAGGAAGTCGGTGCGGATGCCTTCATCAACATTGGCGGCAACGATACCTCCGGCACACAGGCCATTCTCCGCGATGCTTCCGGCGGCGGCATGACCTTCATGCACGCGCCAAAAACCATCGACAACGACCTGATGGAAAACGATCATACGCCCGGCTTCATCTCGGCCGGTGAAATGGTGGCCGGTGCCTTTCTGAGCATCGATCTCGATTTCCGCGCCCTGCCGGGCGTTTATGTGGGCATCGTCATGGGCCGCCATGCGGGTTTCCTGACCGCCGCCTCCGCTGCATGGACGCTGGATGAGGAAAGCGGTCCGCATCTCGTCTATGTGCCCGAGCGCGCCTTCGAACGTGCCCGCTTCATCGAGGACGTGAAGGCGACGGTCGCCCGCCACGGGCGCTGCGTCGTGGCCATGTCGGAGGGTGTCTCCGATGCCGATGGCCGCTCGCTCATCGAAACGCTGGTGCCAGCCGAAATGCAGGAGCGCGACGCCCACGGCAATCTCAAGCTTTCCGGCAGCGATCTTGGCCAGGCCATCGAGCGCATTCTGGCCGAGGACCTCGCCGGCCAGCGCGCCCGCGTCGATACGTTCGGCTACCTGCCGCGCGGCAACATCGCCACGACCAGCGATACCGACGCGCGCGAGGCATACGAGGCCGGCGCTTTTGCGGTCCGTTCCGTGGACCAGGGCGACGGGTCTGTCGCGCTTCAGTTCGATGGCGAGAAGACGGTCTGCCGTCTGGTCGATCTCGATGCCGTTGCCGGCAAGACGCGCCACATGCCCGAGACCTATCTCAGACCGGATGAAAACCGTCTGTCAGACGAGGGCCTCGCCTATCTGCACCGCCTCCTGCCACGCCGCTACGATCCGGCGAAGCCGTTTGTGTAAGCTTCGCTTTCCTGGAATGTGTCGCGCTTGCGGTGGTGGGACGTCGACGGTCTAGCGCTTGCGCACGAATTCCGTGCGCAGCACAAGACCCTTGATGCCTTCGTGGCGGCAGTCGATCTCTTCCCTGTTGTCCGTCAGGCGGATTGTCTTGATCACCGTGCCCCGCTTCAGCGTCTGGCCCGCGCCCTTGACCTTCAGATCCTTGATCAGCGTCACGGAATCACCGTCCGCCAGCGCTTGACCTTCTGAATCGACGACCGCGCCGCGCTGCGCCTCAAGCGCTTTCATTTCCGAGGCCGGCATCCATTCGCCGGTGACCTCGTCATACACATAGTCGTCATCGCTGTCGGACATATCGCGCCTTTCTGAATCCGGGGTTCCGGGTTTTGTTCCGGAAGCTCTCAGCCCGGTCCCTTACTCCACGCTTGCGGTCTTGGCCACTCCCATGCACGGGTGAATGGCGAACCCTTCAGCGGCGCTGCGGATCAGTCCTGCTCTTCCAGATCCCTGATCAGGGCCTTCATTTCATCGATTTCGCGCAATTGTGCCTCGATGATCTCGTCAGCCAGTTCCCGCACCCGCGGATCGGAGATGTTCGCGCGCCTGCTGGTCAGGATCGCAATCGAGTGGTGCGGGATCATGGCCTTCATGTAGTCCACGTCATCCACCGTCGCTTGGCTGCGGACCAGCCAGAGCGAGCCTGCAAAGATGATGGCTGCGCCGGCAACGATGCCAAGATTGACAGCGGAGTTCTGATACATCGCCCACATGAAGCCGAGCATGATCACGGCCATGGCCGCCCCCATCAACAGCGCCATCCAGGCCCGGGTTTCACTCCAGAATATGTGATCGACCGCGTAGGTGTTGAGATACATCAACCCGAACATCACGATGGTCGAAGTGCCGATCATCGCGGCAAACCGGCTGTAGGACATCGGTTTGGGCTCCCTTTTCCGAACCAGATGTCCTCTCAACTCGCGTCAGGGATCGAGGTTCCGCTGCCCGGTCTCCCGGACTATCTCCGGACGAAGGCGCCGTCATTGTAGGCGTCGAAATATTCCACCTGCACTGCCTTGGCCAGATCTCCGTCAATCGAGAAGCGAACCGATGAAACGGAACCCGGCATGGCGTTCTCGTTCATCGGGTGAAAGACGAACTCGTCACCTGCCCAGTGCTGGAGCGGGAAGCTGCTTTTCGTGCCTTCCACTTTCATCACCAGGCCGCCATCGGCTTCCTCGACAATCAGATTGCCGAAATAGTCGTTGGCGAACGTGCCGGTATAGTCTTCGAGCTCACGAGCGGGCGTTGCATCTTCCGGCGCCTCCTTGCCGGCCAGCCTGCCGACAGGGTCCAGCATGGGGCCGAAGAGCACCGGATACATCGCCAGCCAGTCGCGCTGGATCTCGCCGAATTGCACGAGATCCATGAAACTCATCGCGATGCCTTCCACGAGACCGATGGGCTGTGCGTTGGACAAGACGACAATGCCGATATCGGCCGATGGGATCATGATGTAGTTGGTGGCCGCACCCAGCGCAAAGGCGCCCGAATGGCTGAGCATAACGCGGCCCGCCGGCGAAACACCAACGCCAAAACCGTAGCCATAGAAGCCGGCGCGTGCGGCCGGCACGGCAGGGCGTCCCGAGACAGACTGAGGGCTGAGGGCCGGAAGGAGTGCTGCCGTCTCCACGATCTGCCGCCCTTCAAAGGCGCCATTGCCCAGCACCATGCGCATCCATTTCGCCATGTCGTTCACGCTGGCGCTCACCCCGCCGGCTGGCGATTGTGCATCGGGGTTGCGCTGGAAACGCACCTGCCAGCCATCGTTCCCGCGCATGTGGCCGTGGGCTCGGTTCTCCCGGGTCACGAAATCGCTCAGTCTTGAGGAGGTGCGGTCCATCCCGAGCGGCTTGTAGATCGCCTCTTCGCTGAGGCTGGCCCAGTCCTTGCCGGCAACGCCGGCCACGGCTTCGGCGGCAGCCGTCAGGCCGAAATTCGTATAGGCGTATTGCAGGCGTAACGGGCCGGTTTTCAGATGCCGGAGCTGTTCGAGAATGACCTTCTGCGGATAACCGAGATCCTCAAGGTCGTCGCCGGCATGGTCGGGCAGGCCGGAGCGATGCGCATAGAGATCGCCAATGGTGAGAAGGGCCGTGGTATGGGGGTTGGAGAGCCTGAACCAGGGCAGGATCTCCGACATCGGCGTGTCCCAGTCGACGACACCTTCACCCACCTGTTGAGCAACCACCGTCGCGCCGACCGACTTGGAAAGCGATGCCAGCTGAAAGACCGTGTCCGCGTCCACCGCGCCTTCCTCGCCTGCCCTGCGCACGCCATAGCCCCTGGCGAAAAGAACCTCGTCGCTGCGCACCACGGCGACAGCAAGGCCCGGAACACCGGTCTCCTCCATGGCCTTCGCAATCAGGTCGTCCAGCGCTTCGACAGCCTTTTCGATCTGCCCCTCGGGGATCGCCACGCCGGCGGTCTGGGCAGGTGGCGGCAGGTCTCTGGCCAGTGCGGCCGACGGGGTGGCCAGCAGGGTCAGCGCGGTTGCGGCTGCGAGAAAGCGGGATGCCATCGCGAAGTCTCCAGTATGAACCGATTGCACCGACCTTTCTGCTGAAAACTCTTTAACGAAAATGAAATGCCGGCTCAGCAGAAGAGGTGGCGCTCTTTCTCCACCAGCTCGGCGATGAAGGCCGAGGCGACCTGAACCCGCCGCATGGGGCGCATGGATTCATGGTAGACCGTCCAGTAGCTGCGGCGGATGGGCTCGACCCAGTCAAGTGCGATGAGGTCGTCATGCGCGCGCGCGATGAAGGTGTGCAGTATGCCGATGCCTGCGCCGGAGCGCACCGCCTCCACCTGGCCCATCGCAGAGGAGACGGCAAAGTCTGCGGCCCAGTTCTCCGAGATTTCGGCGGCGTAGTCGAGGGTGGGGCTGAAGACGAGATCGGGCACATAGCCGACAAGCCGGTGGTGGCGAAGATCGGTGGTGCAACCGGGTAGGTCATTGCTTTGCGCATAGGCTTTCGAGGCATAGAGGCCGAGCGTGTAATCCACCAGCTTGGCGGCCACCAGTCGCCCCTCCGTGGGGCGGTCCACCGTCACGGCAATGTCTGCCTCGCGGCGCGACAGCGAGAGCGAACGCGGAACGGGAACGAGCTGGACGGAAAGGCCGGGGTGGCGTTCCGTCAGCGCACCGAGGCGTGAGGCGAGGAAGGCCACGCCAAATCCGTCCGGCGCGCCGATCCGCACCGTGCCGCTCACATCTTCGCTTTCGCCGGCTATTTCGGCCCGTGCCGCGATCATGTCGGCTTCCATGCGCTCGGCGGTTGCCAGCAGCTGCTCGCCCGCCGTCGTGAGTTCGGTCCCAGTGGTCAACCGGTGAAAGAGCTTCGCTCCGATGGAATCCTCCAGTGCCGCCACCCGGCGCGACACTGTCGCGTGGTTGAGCCCAAGACGCTTCGCGGCACCCAGAATCTGGCCTGCCCGGGCCACGGCAAGAAAAACGCGCACATCGTCCCAGTTCATTCATCGCTCCCGCACTCAACATTTTTGCACGCGACATAATATTTCGACTTTAATTTTTGCACAACGGTTGCTGTTCGCGTCGCGTTGCAAAACCCCGTATGAGTGGTGACAATGACGCCGACTTCATAATCAGGGAGAAGCCTCATGGAGGATTTCGGTCATTTCATCGGCGGCAGGCATGTCGCCGGAACGAGCGGGCGCAGCCAGGATGTCATGCAGCCCATGGATGGTTCAGTGCGCTGCAAGGTTGCGCTTGCCAGCGCTGCCGAAGTGCGCGCCGCAGTCGAGAATGCAAAGGCGGCACAGCCCGGATGGGCAAAGACCAATCCGCAACGCCGTGTGCGCGTTCTCATGAAGTTTCTTGAGCTTGTCCATCGCGATTATGATGAGCTTGCCGAGCTTCTCGCCCGCGAGCACGGCAAGACCATTCCCGACGCAAAGGGCGACATTCAGCGCGGGCTCGAAGTGGTCGAGGTCTGCATCGGTGCGCCGCACATGATGAAGGGTGAGTACACCGAGGGTGCGGGCCCGGGCATCGATGTCTATTCCATGCGCCAGCCGCTCGGCGTCGTGGCCGGCATCACGCCGTTCAACTTCCCGGCCATGATCCCGCTCTGGAAGATCGCGCCGGCGATCGCCTGCGGCAATGCCTATGTGCTGAAACCTTCCGAGCGCGATCCCGGCGTGCCGATGCGCATTGCCGAACTGTTCCTTGAGGCCGGCCTGCCCGAGGGCGTGCTCAACGTTGTCAATGGCGACAAGGAAGCGGTCGATGCGCTTCTCGACGATCCGGATATCAAGGCCGTCGGTTTCGTCGGCTCCACGCCGATTGCGCAGTACATCTACAGCCGCGCCACGGCCAATGGTAAGCGCGCCCAGTGTTTCGGCGGTGCGAAAAACCATCTCATCATCATGCCCGATGCCGATATGGACCAGACGGTCGATGCTCTGATCGGAGCGGGCTATGGTTCCGCCGGCGAGCGCTGCATGGCGGTCTCCGTCGCGGTGCCGGTCGGCAAGGAAACGGCCGACAGGCTGGTCGAGAAGCTCATTCCGCGCGTAGAAAGCCTGAAAGTGGGCCCCTCGACCGACGCCTCCGCCGATTTCGGTCCGCTGGTCACCCAGCAGGCGCTGGAGCGGGTAAAAGGCTATGTCGATCTTGGTGTCAAGGAAGGGGCAAAGCTCCTGGTCGACGGCCGCGATTTCAGGATGCAGGGCTATGAGAACGGCTACTATATGGGCGGCTGTCTCTTCGACAATGTCACGAAAGACATGCGCATCTACAAGGAAGAGATTTTCGGTCCCGTTCTCTCGGTCGTGCGCGCCAACACCTATGAAGAAGCGCTCGCTCTGCCCAATGACCACGAGTATGGCAACGGCGTTTCCATCTTCACCCGCGACGGTGATGCCGCGCGTGATTTCGCCGCCCGCGTCGATGTCGGCATGGTGGGGGTGAATGTCCCCATTCCGGTGCCGATCGCGTATTATACTTTCGGAGGGTGGAAGGCATCTGCGTTTGGTGATCTGAACCAGCATGGGCCGGATGCATTCCGGTTCTACACCAAAACGAAAACGGTTACTTCGCGCTGGCCATCCGGTGTGAAGGACGGTGCGGAATTCGTCATTCCGACAATGAAATAGGCGAAAAACGCAGCGTTTTTGCGATTTTTCGGAAGAACCCGCACCGGTCACCGGTGCGGGTTCTTTCGTTCGGGCGGAGTGTGGCCCGTTCCATCTTGTTTTGCCGGAATTATGCAAAATTGATGCGCGATTACCGTAAATTTTGAGGAAACTCGCTGGAAATCCTCATAAATCTCCTGCCAATGCAATGACATTGCAGTGGTCTGGTGCTAGCTTCCCGCGTCAACAAGAGCCGGAGAAACCGGCCTTCGGTCAGGAGCCGGTCGTGGGAAGTTTGCCGTTGCAATCGGGCGTCATTCCTCTACGACTATCAAGGGGAAAAAATAAGAAATGCGCTTGAGAGGCGACATTTCAGGGGAGTTGCATATCACATGGAATATTTCGTCCAGCAGCTTATCAACGGGCTGACGCTGGGTTCCATCTATGGGCTGATCGCCATTGGCTACACCATGGTCTATGGCATCATCGGAATGATCAATTTCGCGCATGGCGACGTCTTCATGATCGGTGCGTTCATCGCTCTGGCGATGTTCCTGATCCTGACGACCGTGCTCGGCTTTGCCTTCCTGCCCGTGGTGTTGCTCATCGTGCTCATCGTGTCCATGATCTTCACCTCGGCCTGGGGGTGGACGGTCGAGCGGCTCGCTTACCGGCCCCTGCGTGGGTCCTTCCGCCTCGCTCCGTTGATCACGGCAATTGGCATGTCGATCGTTCTGCAAAATTTCGTGCAGATCACGCAGGGCGCGCGCGTCAAGCCGCTGCCACCGCAGATCCAGGGCGGCATAACACTGATGGAGGGAAGCGCGACCGGAATTTCGGTCCAGCTTTCCTACATGCAGATCATCATCATTCTGACGACCATTGCACTGATGGCGGGCTTCACGCTCCTCATCACCCGCACACCGCTCGGTCGGGCGCAGCGCGCCTGTGAGCAGGACCGCAAAATGGCTGCACTTCTCGGGATCAATGTCGACCGCACCATTTCGCTGACCTTCGTGATGGGAGCGGCGCTTGCCGCCGTGGCCGGCCTGATGTTCGTGCTGCTCTATGGCGTCATCGATTTCTACATCGGCTTCCTCGCCGGCGTTAAGGCGTTCACCGCAGCGGTGCTCGGCGGCATCGGCTCGCTTCCAGGCGCCATGCTGGGTGGCCTTCTGATCGGTCTCATCGAGGTGTTCTGGTCGGGTTATTTCTCGGTCGAGTACAAGGACGTTGCGGCGTTCTCGATCCTGGCAATCGTGCTGATCTTCCTGCCTTCCGGTCTTCTCGGGCAGCCTGAAGTGGAGAAGGTCTGATGGCGATGAACGGTTCGAACAGGGCGGTCGCTGCACAGCAGAACGACCCCAATTCCTTTGCCGCTTCGGTCAAGGATGCCGCCATGGCCGGCTTCCTGGTCGCTGTGCTCGGCTTCTTCTTCATCGGTATCCGCACCGACATCGCTCCCGGTGGTCTTGATCTCAAGATGCGCTGGGGCGCGTGGATCATCTCGATCCTCGTCGTGTTCGCGGGCCGGCTTCTGCTCAATCTCTTCGTGCTCAAGACTGACAGTCCCGTCACGCGGAAACTGGCAGACGCGATGCCCAGCGGTTCGCGCTTTGCCGGAACGGGCAAATGGCTCATGCGGGCGCTCTTCGCCTTTGCACTGGTCCTGCCCTTCTTCTTCACGACCTTCTTTCCCGGCAAGGATCGCCAGTTTATCGATCTGGCCATCCTGATCATGACCTACATCATGCTCGGCTGGGGGCTGAACATCGTGGTGGGGCTCGCAGGGCCTGCTCGATCTGGGTTACGTCGCCTTCTACGCCGTCGGCGCATACTCCTTCGCGCTTCTGGCGCAGTATCTCGATATCGGCTTCTGGTTCGCCCTGCCGCTCGCCGGCATCCTGGCGGCCTGCTGGGGCGTCGTGCTCGGCTTTCCGGTGCTCAGACTGCGCGGTGATTATCTCGCGATCGTGACGCTCGCCTTTGGTGAGATCATTCGTGTGGTCCTCTTGAACTGGTACGAGTTCACGAATGGTCCCGATGGCATTTCCGGCATTCCGAAGCCGACTTTCTTCGGCCTGCCACTGAAGCGGGGCGAGGGCGGTTTTGCCGATTTCTTCGGCATTGCCTACGACCCGATCCAGCGCTTCATCTTCCTCTACTACATCATTTTCGTTCTGGCGCTGATCACCAATTTCGTGACCATGCGCCTGCGCCGTCTGCCCATCGGGCGTGCGTGGGAAGCGCTGCGTGAGGATGAAATCGCCTGCCGTTCGCTCGGCATCAACACGCGCAACACCAAGCTTACGGCCTTCTCCATTGGCGCCATGTTTGGCGGCTTTGCAGGCTCGTTCTTTGCCACAAGGCAGGGCTTCATCTCGCCGGAGAGCTTCACCTTCCTGGAATCGGCGATCATTCTCGCCATTGTGGTTCTGGGTGGTCTTGGCTCGCAGGTGGGCGTGGTGATCGCGTCGATCGTGATGATCGGCGGCATCGAGATGCTGCGCAATCTCGGCTTCCTTCAGCAGGTTTTCGGCTCCGGCTTCGATCCGGTTCAGTATCGCATGCTGATCTTCGGCCTCGCCATGGTTCTCATCATGGTGTGGAAGCCGCGTGGACTGATTTCGACCCGGGAACCATCCGTGGTCCTGAAGGAAAAGAAACGCATCGGCGCCGATATGGTGGCTCAGGGTGAGGGACACTGATGGACGCGGCAACGACCATGAAAAACACTGATCAGTCGACGCCCGGCTGGGACCGGGATCCGGTCCTGAGCGTCGAACATCTGACCATGCGCTTCGGCGGCCTCGTGGCCGTCGGAGACCTCTCCTTCAATGTTGGTCGGGGCGACATCACCGCCCTGATCGGGCCCAATGGCGCGGGCAAGACCACGGTCTTCAACTGCGTCACCGGCTTCTACAAACCGACCGAAGGCCGCATCGTGATGCGTCACGGGCCGGGCCGGCAGCAGGAAGACGTGGAAACGTTGACCGATAGCGGCCAGCGCTGGAAGACCACCGGAAACGGTGCCGTCTACCTGCTTGAACGCATGCCCGATCACGAGATCTCGCACAAGGCCAGGGTGGCGCGCACCTTCCAGAACATCCGCCTGTTTGGCGGCATGACCGTTCTGGAAAACCTGCTGGTTGCCCAGCACAACCCGCTCATGGTGGCCTCCGGCTTTTCCATCGGTGGCATTCTGGGTCTGCCAGGCTTCAAGAAGGCGCAGCAGGAGGCGGTCGACAGGGCGGTTTACTGGCTCGAACACACAAACCTCATCGATCGTGCCGACGATCCGGCGGCTGATCTGCCCTATGGTGCGCAGCGTCGCCTGGAGATCGCACGCGCCATGTGCACCAAGCCGCAGCTTCTGTGTCTGGATGAGCCGGCAGCGGGCCTGAACCCGCGCGAATCCGCCGAGCTCAACGGGTTGCTGAAGTATATCCGCGACGAGCACAAGGTGTCCGTGCTTCTGATCGAGCACGACATGGGCGTGGTGATGGAAATCTCCGATCATGTGATCGTGCTGGATTACGGTGTGAAAATCTCCGACGGCCCCGCCGAAGCGGTCAAGAACGACCCCAAGGTCATCGCGGCCTATCTGGGTGTCGACGACGAGGCCGAGATCGACATGCCGGAGGTGCGTGAGGATCTGGCCAGGGTCTCCCGGAAAAAACCGGCAAAGAAGGCAGCGGCGTCCAAACCCGCTTCAACCTCTGGAAAGAAGACAGGTGCGGCAGCGAAGAAGCCCGCCGCAACGACAAGGTCTTCAACAAAGGCAGCGAGCACGAAGACGCCGGCTGCCAGGGCTTCGAAACCGCGCACGGCAAAGTCGACCGCGTCGAAGCCTGCTTCCGCAAAGCCCGCCGCGACAAAAACCACCGCGA includes:
- a CDS encoding serine hydrolase, with product MASRFLAAATALTLLATPSAALARDLPPPAQTAGVAIPEGQIEKAVEALDDLIAKAMEETGVPGLAVAVVRSDEVLFARGYGVRRAGEEGAVDADTVFQLASLSKSVGATVVAQQVGEGVVDWDTPMSEILPWFRLSNPHTTALLTIGDLYAHRSGLPDHAGDDLEDLGYPQKVILEQLRHLKTGPLRLQYAYTNFGLTAAAEAVAGVAGKDWASLSEEAIYKPLGMDRTSSRLSDFVTRENRAHGHMRGNDGWQVRFQRNPDAQSPAGGVSASVNDMAKWMRMVLGNGAFEGRQIVETAALLPALSPQSVSGRPAVPAARAGFYGYGFGVGVSPAGRVMLSHSGAFALGAATNYIMIPSADIGIVVLSNAQPIGLVEGIAMSFMDLVQFGEIQRDWLAMYPVLFGPMLDPVGRLAGKEAPEDATPARELEDYTGTFANDYFGNLIVEEADGGLVMKVEGTKSSFPLQHWAGDEFVFHPMNENAMPGSVSSVRFSIDGDLAKAVQVEYFDAYNDGAFVRR
- a CDS encoding DUF305 domain-containing protein, translated to MSYSRFAAMIGTSTIVMFGLMYLNTYAVDHIFWSETRAWMALLMGAAMAVIMLGFMWAMYQNSAVNLGIVAGAAIIFAGSLWLVRSQATVDDVDYMKAMIPHHSIAILTSRRANISDPRVRELADEIIEAQLREIDEMKALIRDLEEQD
- a CDS encoding branched-chain amino acid ABC transporter permease LivH (LivHMGF is the membrane component of the LIV-I/LS branched-chain amino acid transporter), giving the protein MEYFVQQLINGLTLGSIYGLIAIGYTMVYGIIGMINFAHGDVFMIGAFIALAMFLILTTVLGFAFLPVVLLIVLIVSMIFTSAWGWTVERLAYRPLRGSFRLAPLITAIGMSIVLQNFVQITQGARVKPLPPQIQGGITLMEGSATGISVQLSYMQIIIILTTIALMAGFTLLITRTPLGRAQRACEQDRKMAALLGINVDRTISLTFVMGAALAAVAGLMFVLLYGVIDFYIGFLAGVKAFTAAVLGGIGSLPGAMLGGLLIGLIEVFWSGYFSVEYKDVAAFSILAIVLIFLPSGLLGQPEVEKV
- a CDS encoding alkylphosphonate utilization protein; amino-acid sequence: MSDSDDDYVYDEVTGEWMPASEMKALEAQRGAVVDSEGQALADGDSVTLIKDLKVKGAGQTLKRGTVIKTIRLTDNREEIDCRHEGIKGLVLRTEFVRKR
- a CDS encoding ATP-binding cassette domain-containing protein, which codes for MDAATTMKNTDQSTPGWDRDPVLSVEHLTMRFGGLVAVGDLSFNVGRGDITALIGPNGAGKTTVFNCVTGFYKPTEGRIVMRHGPGRQQEDVETLTDSGQRWKTTGNGAVYLLERMPDHEISHKARVARTFQNIRLFGGMTVLENLLVAQHNPLMVASGFSIGGILGLPGFKKAQQEAVDRAVYWLEHTNLIDRADDPAADLPYGAQRRLEIARAMCTKPQLLCLDEPAAGLNPRESAELNGLLKYIRDEHKVSVLLIEHDMGVVMEISDHVIVLDYGVKISDGPAEAVKNDPKVIAAYLGVDDEAEIDMPEVREDLARVSRKKPAKKAAASKPASTSGKKTGAAAKKPAATTRSSTKAASTKTPAARASKPRTAKSTASKPASAKPAATKTTAIKPTSAKAAASASPASQTAAKPKAAAKPKAATKPKAAPAASEVKVANAGDYPGSQPHGTKKPRAGGANNLTRVKGIGPASEKKLNALGVWHFDQIAAWKKAEVQWVGSYLAFPGRIEREEWVKQAKVLAKGGETEFSKRVDKGQVASSVPGKRGAQPKKKTTAKGGKA
- a CDS encoding CoA-acylating methylmalonate-semialdehyde dehydrogenase yields the protein MEDFGHFIGGRHVAGTSGRSQDVMQPMDGSVRCKVALASAAEVRAAVENAKAAQPGWAKTNPQRRVRVLMKFLELVHRDYDELAELLAREHGKTIPDAKGDIQRGLEVVEVCIGAPHMMKGEYTEGAGPGIDVYSMRQPLGVVAGITPFNFPAMIPLWKIAPAIACGNAYVLKPSERDPGVPMRIAELFLEAGLPEGVLNVVNGDKEAVDALLDDPDIKAVGFVGSTPIAQYIYSRATANGKRAQCFGGAKNHLIIMPDADMDQTVDALIGAGYGSAGERCMAVSVAVPVGKETADRLVEKLIPRVESLKVGPSTDASADFGPLVTQQALERVKGYVDLGVKEGAKLLVDGRDFRMQGYENGYYMGGCLFDNVTKDMRIYKEEIFGPVLSVVRANTYEEALALPNDHEYGNGVSIFTRDGDAARDFAARVDVGMVGVNVPIPVPIAYYTFGGWKASAFGDLNQHGPDAFRFYTKTKTVTSRWPSGVKDGAEFVIPTMK
- a CDS encoding diphosphate--fructose-6-phosphate 1-phosphotransferase translates to MAQTFVIAQGGGPTAVINQTVAGAALEAMKLYPGCRVLGALHGVRGIRDGRFVTLSDLSEAELLRIAATPSAALGSTRDKPDAAYCEAIMRGLKEVGADAFINIGGNDTSGTQAILRDASGGGMTFMHAPKTIDNDLMENDHTPGFISAGEMVAGAFLSIDLDFRALPGVYVGIVMGRHAGFLTAASAAWTLDEESGPHLVYVPERAFERARFIEDVKATVARHGRCVVAMSEGVSDADGRSLIETLVPAEMQERDAHGNLKLSGSDLGQAIERILAEDLAGQRARVDTFGYLPRGNIATTSDTDAREAYEAGAFAVRSVDQGDGSVALQFDGEKTVCRLVDLDAVAGKTRHMPETYLRPDENRLSDEGLAYLHRLLPRRYDPAKPFV
- a CDS encoding LysR family transcriptional regulator is translated as MNWDDVRVFLAVARAGQILGAAKRLGLNHATVSRRVAALEDSIGAKLFHRLTTGTELTTAGEQLLATAERMEADMIAARAEIAGESEDVSGTVRIGAPDGFGVAFLASRLGALTERHPGLSVQLVPVPRSLSLSRREADIAVTVDRPTEGRLVAAKLVDYTLGLYASKAYAQSNDLPGCTTDLRHHRLVGYVPDLVFSPTLDYAAEISENWAADFAVSSAMGQVEAVRSGAGIGILHTFIARAHDDLIALDWVEPIRRSYWTVYHESMRPMRRVQVASAFIAELVEKERHLFC